Proteins encoded together in one Oncorhynchus masou masou isolate Uvic2021 chromosome 3, UVic_Omas_1.1, whole genome shotgun sequence window:
- the LOC135518444 gene encoding GTPase IMAP family member 2-like, which produces MSLPMTSVTLAISASGADTDSADVRLLLVGPKRTGKSSCGNTILGRKAFDTRGGGTSTAASGTAAGRGVTVIDARGWGFSEDSVRREEKIELLRALSLCGPGPHVVLLVIPLLDFTEMERQAAERHMEVMTSSVWRHTMVLFTFGDRLKGRGQSLEQHIQSGGLALQWLMEKCRYRCHVLDNKEGQEGRGQVEALLSRVKDMLQENGGWHFSLHMYHRLEEEWSWREQELRERMERDED; this is translated from the exons ccgaCACAGACTCCGCCGACGTTCGCCTTCTCCTGGTAGGACCTAAACGCACAGGCAAGAGCTCCTGTGGCAACACCATACTTGGACGTAAAGCCTTCGACACCAGAGGGGGCGGGACTAGCACTGCGGCCAGTGGAACCGCAGCCGGTCGTGGCGTCACCGTGATTGATGCCCGGGGCTGGGGCTTCTCAGAAGACTCCGTCCGCAGGGAGGAGAAGATAGAGCTGCTAAGAGCCCTGTCGTTGTGTGGCCCCGGTCCCCACGTTGTCCTCCTAGTGATTCCCCTACTGGACTTCACCGAGATGGAGAGGCaag cGGCGGAGAGGCACATGGAGGTCATGACCTCTAGTGTGTGGAGGCACACCATGGTGCTCTTCACTTTTGGCGACCGACTGAAGGGGAGGGGGCAAAGCCTGGAGCAGCATATCCAATCTGGGGGCCTAGCACTGCAGTGGCTGATGGAAAAGTGCAGGTACAGGTGCCACGTGTTGGATAAcaaggagggacaggagggaagGGGGCAGGTGGAGGCATTATTGAGCAGGGTGAAGGACATGTTGCAGGAGAACGGGGGATGGCACTTCTCCCTTCACATGTATCACAGGCTGGAGGAAGAGTGGAGCTGGAGAGAGCAGGAGctgagggagaggatggagagagatgaagattga